The proteins below come from a single Papaver somniferum cultivar HN1 chromosome 11, ASM357369v1, whole genome shotgun sequence genomic window:
- the LOC113324589 gene encoding LRR receptor-like serine/threonine-protein kinase ERECTA — MNSNYALNSRIPVQLANLTSLSNLDMSGCDLQGSVPYLPQLKVLDVSRNPSLNPDLTRMFQRQWPKLQKLVISETNISGSISNAPMLVSLYAARCSIQGSLPSWIYNLKLLTNLDLSSNKFQGPISSSISNLKFLTVLRLSRNNFQGPIPKSISNIKFLTVLDLSGNNFQGSITSSICELISLLTLDLGSNNITGTIPSCISNLHNLSVFDVSNNSIEGSVSLKSLINDLNLTTVDLSSNRLTVDIDPNLSLYSKFKLEYLYLKSCNLKGSFPTFICKLSHLYRLDLSHNNLTGVIPSCISKLKNLFTFDISNNTLSGKISIEIGKRLSNCVIINLDENQLSGSIPSSICSKSSRYSLQIVDLSNNRFSGVIPNTLGYCKDLRSLNLGSNNLTGNVPNEIEKLESLGYLQLQDNYLDGTLLNFIGKLPSLVVLNLANNQLEGNIPTTLFGAQHSLLSIISLRSNKFNGSIPDEINNLIQLQILDLSHNNFSGHIPKQLGGYWMNLTGASQYLMDVYGIQLQMVINGIMLQFERIYTYTSGLDLSWNMLDGNIPTEIGRLSGLARLNLSHNHFSGNIPTSIGDMSKLASLDLSFNRLSGKIPQSLTSLDSLGVFNLSYNELSGEIPKGIHFSTLGGDGWAFVGNALLCGEPTKNVCEVEEDDKKHDQEDDQENYQEDTNEKLILYSIISLGFILGFWGLFFVMLIKKEK; from the coding sequence ATGAATTCTAATTATGCACTCAATTCCCGAATCCCAGTACAACTTGCGAATTTAACTTCACTTTCTAATCTCGACATGTCTGGTTGTGATTTACAAGGTTCTGTACCTTATCTTCCTCAGCTTAAAGTGCTTGATGTTAGTCGTAATCCTAGTCTTAATCCTGATCTAACTAGGATGTTTCAACGTCAGTGGCCTAAGCTTCAAAAACTTGTCATATCAGAAACAAATATAAGCGGATCCATTTCAAATGCACCGATGTTGGTTAGTCTTTATGCTGCTCGTTGTTCAATTCAAGGATCTTTGCCTTCTTGGATCTACAATCTAAAGCTCCTAACCAATCTCGACTTGTCTAGCAATAAATTCCAAGGTCCCATATCAAGTTCAATATCCAACCTAAAATTCTTAACCGTTCTGAGATTGTCTCGCAATAATTTCCAAGGTCCTAtaccaaaatcaatatccaatatAAAATTCCTAACCGTTCTGGACTTGTCTGGCAATAACTTTCAAGGATCCATAACAAGTTCAATCTGTGAGCTTATTTCTCTTTTAACACTTGATTTAGGAAGTAATAATATAACAGGAACCATACCGAGTTGCATATCGAATCTTCATAACCTTAGTGTTTTTGATGTCTCTAATAACTCAATTGAGGGAAGCGTTTCATTGAAATCTCTGATTAACGATCTAAATCTAACAACCGTAGATCTGAGCTCAAATAGGCTTACTGTAGATATTGATCCAAATTTAAGTTTGTACTCTAAATTCAAACTAGAGTATCTGTATTTGAAATCTTGCAATCTAAAAGGATCCTTCCCTACTTTCATCTGTAAATTGAGTCATCTTTATCGCTTGGACTTGTCTCATAATAACCTGACAGGAGTTATTCCTTCTTGtatctcaaaactcaaaaatctctttACATTTGATATATCAAATAATACACTCAGTGGTAAAATCTCAATAGAAATTGGAAAAAGACTATCTAATTGTGTCATCATCAATCTAGATGAGAATCAACTTTCGGGTTCAATTCCCTCTTCTATATGTTCAAAAAGTTCACGATATTCTCTTCAAATAGTTGACCTCTCAAACAACAGATTCTCAGGGGTTATACCAAATACCTTAGGGTATTGTAAGGATCTTCGATCACTAAACCTTGGGAGCAATAATCTCACAGGAAATGTTCCAAATGAGATTGAAAAGTTAGAATCATTGGGATATCTTCAACTGCAGGACAACTATCTCGATGGTACTCTTCTCAACTTCATCGGTAAACTCCCTTCGTTGGTAGTTCTTAACTTAGCGAATAACCAATTAGAAGGAAATATACCAACGACACTATTTGGTGCACAACACTCTCTCTTAAGTATCATTTCTTTAAGGTCAAACAAGTTCAATGGATCAATCCCTGATGAAATTAATAATTTGATACAACTGCAAATTTTGGATTTATCGCACAACAATTTCTCCGGCCATATTCCTAAGCAATTAGGAGGCTACTGGATGAATTTAACAGGCGCATCTCAATATCTTATGGATGTGTATGGCATTCAATTGCAGATGGTGATCAATGGGATCATGTTGCAATTTGAAAGAATATACACTTATACCTCGGGATTGGATCTGTCTTGGAACATGCTTGATGGTAACATTCCAACAGAGATAGGTCGGTTAAGCGGACTTGCAAGGCTCAATTTGTCCCACAATCATTTTTCGGGTAACATACCTACGAGTATTGGAGATATGTCTAAGTTAGCTTCCCTGGACTTAAGTTTCAATAGACTATCCGGGAAAATCCCACAATCGTTAACATCACTGGACTCTCTTGGGGTTTTTAACCTATCTTACAATGAGTTGAGTGGTGAAATTCCAAAAGGGATTCACTTTAGCACGTTGGGTGGTGATGGCTGGGCTTTTGTTGGGAATGCATTATTGTGTGGAGAACCCACAAAGAATGTTTGTGAAGTGGAAGAAGACGATAAAAAACACGATCAAGAAGATGATCAAGAAAATTACCAAGAAGATACAAatgagaaattgatattgtatAGTATTATTTCTTTGGGGTTTATATTGGGATTTTGGGGCCTATTCTTTGTGATGCTTATaaaaaaggagaaatag